In one Gopherus evgoodei ecotype Sinaloan lineage chromosome 1, rGopEvg1_v1.p, whole genome shotgun sequence genomic region, the following are encoded:
- the LOC115657557 gene encoding uncharacterized protein LOC115657557 isoform X2, giving the protein MLSLVNNGAYAYCSVICFSMEPVTSNCILPPGQGPHTHGGNQNNHVPATLYPIVKVLSKHDQRENKLKRKREETAEKENSPASVTDGRMKPSMGNLSENAVVSATSTPPPEELPKNQKSALRPLTTQNSTEVQMKHPGSPDLIYVKPKDKTKDSGKKQPHKHNSSCSAATATPSPEKTVSENAHIHKPRARTLGVLKVRKPGACDVWAPYKKPWTRSFCDAKVLQPHKHNSSSSAATATASPEKTVKENAHVHKPGACALGVVNKTPSTDKTFSQNHKLATAPPSSSVWEEFDASIRKVMDAVSSGSLKERPSRKTWEKYDALFRAMLKDRRAEKGVSEQA; this is encoded by the exons ATGCTGTCTTTAGTAAATAATGGTGCCTATGCTTATTGCAGTGTGATCTGTTTTAGCATGGAACCAGTAACTTCAAACTGCATTTTACCACCAGGCCAAG GCCCACACACACATGGGGGGAACCAGAACAATCATGTTCCAGCAACACTTTATCCCATAGtgaaag TACTGTCAAAACATGACCAGAGGGAAAACAaactcaaaagaaaaagagaggagacagctgaaaaggaaaattcaccAGCATCAGTGACTGATGGACGGATGAAGCCTA GCATGGGCAACCTTTCTGAAAATGCTGTAGTCAGCGCTACAAGCACACCTCCTCCAGAAGAACTACCAAAGAACCAAAAATCTGCTTTGAGACCTTTAACAACGCAAAACAGCACTGAAGTGCAGATGAAGCATCCGGGCAGCCCAGACCTCATATACGTGAAACCCaaggacaaaacaaaagactctggTAAAAAGCAACCACACAAACACAACTCCAGTTGCTCAGCGGCTACAGCCACACCAAGCCCTGAGAAAACTGTGAGCGAAAATGCCCACATTCACAAACCCAGAGCACGCACTCTAGGGGTTCTGAAGGTGCGCAAACCTGGAGCATGTGATGTATGGGCTCCATATAAAAAACCATGGACTAGAAGCTTCTGCGATGCCAAGGTGTTGCAACCACACAAACACAATTCCAGTTCTTCAGCGGCCACCGCCACAGCAAGCCCTGAGAAAACTGTGAAAGAAAATGCCCACGTTCACAAACCCGGAGCATGCGCTCTAGGGGTTGTGAATAAAACACCGAGCACTGACAAAACATTCTCCCAAAACCATAAGCTCGCCACAGCTCCCCCAAGTTCTAGTGTTTGGGAAGAGTTTGATGCTTCCATCAGAAAAGTGATGGATGCTGTATCCTCGGGGAGTCTAAAAGAACGGCCTTCTAGAAAGACTTGGGAAAAATATGATGCTTTGTTCAGAGCAATGTTAAAAGACAGGAGGGCTGAAAAGGGTGTCTCTGAGCAGGCATGA
- the LOC115657557 gene encoding uncharacterized protein LOC115657557 isoform X1 translates to MLSLVNNGAYAYCSVICFSMEPVTSNCILPPGQGPHTHGGNQNNHVPATLYPIVKVLSKHDQRENKLKRKREETAEKENSPASVTDGRMKPSMGNLSENTVVSATRTPPPEPPKKLKRKREETTEKENLPASVTDGQMKPSMGNLSENAVVSATSTPPPEELPKNQKSALRPLTTQNSTEVQMKHPGSPDLIYVKPKDKTKDSGKKQPHKHNSSCSAATATPSPEKTVSENAHIHKPRARTLGVLKVRKPGACDVWAPYKKPWTRSFCDAKVLQPHKHNSSSSAATATASPEKTVKENAHVHKPGACALGVVNKTPSTDKTFSQNHKLATAPPSSSVWEEFDASIRKVMDAVSSGSLKERPSRKTWEKYDALFRAMLKDRRAEKGVSEQA, encoded by the exons ATGCTGTCTTTAGTAAATAATGGTGCCTATGCTTATTGCAGTGTGATCTGTTTTAGCATGGAACCAGTAACTTCAAACTGCATTTTACCACCAGGCCAAG GCCCACACACACATGGGGGGAACCAGAACAATCATGTTCCAGCAACACTTTATCCCATAGtgaaag TACTGTCAAAACATGACCAGAGGGAAAACAaactcaaaagaaaaagagaggagacagctgaaaaggaaaattcaccAGCATCAGTGACTGATGGACGGATGAAGCCTA gCATGGGCAACCTTTCTGAAAATACTGTAGTCAGCGCTACAAGGACACCTCCTCCAGAACCACCAAAgaaactcaaaagaaaaagagaggagacaactgaaaaggaaaatttaccagcatcagtgactgatggacagatgaagccca GCATGGGCAACCTTTCTGAAAATGCTGTAGTCAGCGCTACAAGCACACCTCCTCCAGAAGAACTACCAAAGAACCAAAAATCTGCTTTGAGACCTTTAACAACGCAAAACAGCACTGAAGTGCAGATGAAGCATCCGGGCAGCCCAGACCTCATATACGTGAAACCCaaggacaaaacaaaagactctggTAAAAAGCAACCACACAAACACAACTCCAGTTGCTCAGCGGCTACAGCCACACCAAGCCCTGAGAAAACTGTGAGCGAAAATGCCCACATTCACAAACCCAGAGCACGCACTCTAGGGGTTCTGAAGGTGCGCAAACCTGGAGCATGTGATGTATGGGCTCCATATAAAAAACCATGGACTAGAAGCTTCTGCGATGCCAAGGTGTTGCAACCACACAAACACAATTCCAGTTCTTCAGCGGCCACCGCCACAGCAAGCCCTGAGAAAACTGTGAAAGAAAATGCCCACGTTCACAAACCCGGAGCATGCGCTCTAGGGGTTGTGAATAAAACACCGAGCACTGACAAAACATTCTCCCAAAACCATAAGCTCGCCACAGCTCCCCCAAGTTCTAGTGTTTGGGAAGAGTTTGATGCTTCCATCAGAAAAGTGATGGATGCTGTATCCTCGGGGAGTCTAAAAGAACGGCCTTCTAGAAAGACTTGGGAAAAATATGATGCTTTGTTCAGAGCAATGTTAAAAGACAGGAGGGCTGAAAAGGGTGTCTCTGAGCAGGCATGA